Proteins from one Anaerosoma tenue genomic window:
- a CDS encoding helix-turn-helix domain-containing protein, protein MHELLDIASVAAYLGVSERTVYNRVRSGDLPAIKVGRLWRIRASDLEAWLDQAGGRAGAREGTQTQAPGRALLDRHQAALTEACRRHHVSRLDVFGSALRDDFSPASDIDFLVEFEPVEASGFDHPYWTLAEELEAIFGRRIDLVMVSAVTNPYLAHELELTKVTLYAA, encoded by the coding sequence ATGCACGAGCTTCTCGACATCGCATCTGTGGCCGCGTACCTGGGCGTCTCCGAGCGCACGGTCTACAACCGGGTGCGTTCGGGCGACTTGCCCGCCATCAAGGTCGGCAGGCTCTGGCGCATCCGGGCATCGGATCTTGAGGCGTGGCTCGATCAGGCCGGCGGGCGCGCTGGAGCGCGTGAAGGCACGCAGACCCAGGCTCCTGGCCGCGCTCTCCTGGACCGTCACCAGGCTGCTCTCACCGAAGCCTGCCGCCGACATCACGTGAGCAGGCTCGATGTCTTCGGTTCGGCGTTGCGGGACGACTTCTCCCCCGCGAGCGACATCGACTTCCTCGTTGAGTTCGAGCCGGTGGAAGCATCGGGCTTCGATCACCCATACTGGACGCTCGCCGAGGAGCTCGAGGCGATATTCGGCCGACGTATCGACCTCGTCATGGTAAGCGCGGTCACGAACCCCTATCTCGCCCACGAGCTTGAGCTCACGAAGGTGACGCTGTATGCGGCGTAG
- a CDS encoding lysylphosphatidylglycerol synthase transmembrane domain-containing protein has protein sequence MQPTPRYILRGLVIAAIGSAVVSAVLVVVSDGSEVVRALGDFDPLVLVWMLLMGAVGFFVRSMRWGALMRVAGHRVPLRDALYLQISGQAMTVTPGRVGEVVKPWLAREIAGMRMTRSVTLVFAERVADLIAVCLLALGGLWALGGATWTLVLGIVVVGGGTALAGSSWFHGLALRIVRSREKARKHEASAEAIADTLRCALHWRVLAWSVPASVVAWGLEGVGFALCLDAFGFDVLGALVGVSVYAVATIAGAFSFLPGGIGLTEASMAGILVAAGMPAAAASGATIVTRVATLWWGVALGWIALASRPRLLGRVLGSDAGVDEAP, from the coding sequence ACCCCGCGATACATCCTCCGCGGGCTCGTCATCGCCGCGATCGGGAGTGCTGTCGTCTCGGCGGTGCTCGTGGTGGTGAGCGACGGTTCCGAGGTGGTTCGCGCGCTCGGCGACTTCGACCCGCTCGTGCTGGTGTGGATGCTCCTGATGGGGGCGGTCGGCTTCTTCGTGCGCTCGATGCGGTGGGGCGCGCTCATGCGTGTGGCGGGTCATCGGGTGCCGCTGCGCGACGCGCTCTACCTGCAGATCTCCGGTCAGGCGATGACCGTGACGCCCGGCCGCGTAGGCGAGGTCGTGAAGCCCTGGCTTGCCCGCGAGATAGCCGGGATGCGGATGACGCGCAGCGTCACGCTCGTCTTCGCCGAGCGGGTGGCCGACCTCATCGCGGTCTGTCTTCTCGCTCTCGGCGGCCTCTGGGCGCTCGGCGGCGCTACCTGGACACTCGTGCTTGGGATCGTCGTTGTGGGCGGAGGAACCGCTCTCGCCGGCTCCTCGTGGTTCCACGGTCTCGCGCTGCGCATCGTGCGCAGTCGCGAGAAGGCGCGAAAACACGAGGCTTCGGCCGAGGCGATCGCCGACACGCTCCGATGCGCGCTCCACTGGCGTGTGCTCGCCTGGTCGGTACCGGCGTCGGTGGTGGCCTGGGGTCTCGAAGGCGTCGGCTTCGCCCTCTGCCTCGACGCGTTCGGCTTTGACGTGCTCGGCGCACTCGTAGGCGTCTCTGTCTACGCGGTCGCAACCATCGCCGGCGCGTTCTCGTTCCTCCCGGGGGGCATCGGGCTAACCGAGGCGTCGATGGCCGGCATCCTGGTGGCGGCCGGCATGCCCGCCGCGGCCGCGTCCGGCGCCACCATCGTCACGCGCGTGGCCACGCTCTGGTGGGGCGTGGCGCTCGGCTGGATAGCGCTCGCATCGCGGCCGAGACTGCTAGGGCGAGTGCTGGGTAGTGACGCCGGAGTGGATGAGGCTCCGTAG
- a CDS encoding HepT-like ribonuclease domain-containing protein — translation MRRSEIVLIADAIAAAESTCAIVSDSVEEEYLTTRMLRSAVERELLIIGEALNALDGITPDARHRVTHLGRVIGLRNRLAYAYDLIDDVMVWSIAREDIPSLLAELRRWLAELR, via the coding sequence ATGCGGCGTAGCGAGATCGTGCTCATCGCCGACGCTATCGCCGCAGCGGAGTCCACCTGCGCCATCGTGTCGGACTCCGTTGAAGAGGAGTATCTCACTACCCGCATGCTGCGTTCGGCGGTCGAACGAGAGCTGCTGATCATCGGCGAGGCGCTCAACGCTCTCGACGGCATCACCCCTGACGCGCGTCATCGCGTCACGCATCTGGGCAGGGTGATCGGCCTGAGGAACAGGCTGGCGTACGCGTACGACCTCATCGATGACGTGATGGTATGGTCTATCGCTCGCGAGGACATCCCATCGCTTCTCGCCGAGCTTCGCCGCTGGCTGGCGGAACTTCGTTAA